The nucleotide window cagaatttctcagattggaagggacccataaggaACCCAACTCTTTGCTCCTCCCAGGAATGCCTAAAACTTAACCATATGACTAGGAGCATCGTCCAgctgcttcttgaactctgtcaggctggtgctgtgaccacttccctggggagcctgttccagtgcccaaccaccctgtGGCCACCCTGTGGGGGAAGacccttttcctgctgttatATGAACTTCCCTTGACACAGCCTCGTTTCATTCCCTTGGGATCTACTGCTGGCCACCACAGAGAGGAGACCATGCCTGCCCCTCGGCTGCCCTCCTCATGAGGTTgctcctcagccttctccaagtTGAACAAACCAAGCATGAGCCCAGCTGCTTCTTCTAATTTTATGCATAACATAGATGTAATTCTTCACATGAAAAATTAGCTGcacatccaggttcctgatgtaatcAGACCATACTGCTGTAAATTTCCCTGAAATACTGATTTGTTTGTGCCATTTGTCTGATTTTGTGGAACTTCTGGTTGATCAGAAACCAGATGTTTTTGACAACTTTTGAatgttaaaatttaaatgcattttttaattatttaaaagagGACAAGTGAACAAGATTAAAGTCTATTTACACACTTATGGTTGGCATCAGTTAACTCATGTGTTGGGAAAACTACATCTCCTTCTCTACATTCCCTTAAGTCCTTGGATCAAAGTCTATTCTTGGATACTGCAGTACAATATTGGAATGCCTCCACTCAGGGCAATTGATCTGCTTCTCTTACCTAGAAACACAGTGTAACTTGAGATTGGGAAGAACAAACTTTGATCAAAGAGATAAGTAAAGTTACTCGAAAAATCACACACAGGAAACTGAGCATTTAGCCATCTGGGAGTTGACTGATTCACATCTAACCACAAAAGTGAAACACACATAATTCAATTAATAAAGTTCAGGCAGACATTAAATTGACCTCACAGTTTCACTGACAGCTCTCAGCACACGTGATCAAGGTTTAAGTAATGGGAATCAAGGTCTAGGACACACTATGGAAGTTAGGAGAGaatgtttatttataaatttgCTTCAGGACCTTGTATCTGACCTTTCTTAGGCTTACCTTGTCTAAAGGACATCCAGTATTATCTCAGATAATACAGAATAAAACAGTCATGAAAATGCTTTCTGAAATTATAGTCATGCTCTTGATGATctctttaataaaatacattgtCTGTTTACACGGTTGCATATATGCATGGGTGTGTTTCATTAGCTGTTCAAATGTTTCATATACATTCCTGATCTTTGATTCAGTTAGAGAATATAGTGCATGTATCTTCTTCTGATGGAAGAAAGAAATGTCTGCCTAGAGGAGCTTAAAAATGGTTCTGAAAATACAACAAGCATAGGTTGTTTCATCCACAGTAGAATATAAAAGTACATTTACCTTTCTTAACTTTGCTGCTCCGGCACCAGAGCGAATGGCCTCCAATAGGGCTTGTCTTGCCTCCATTGGATTACCTGAAGCTGTGGCAGAGGATttaggagctgctgctgagagctgaatgggaggtggtggtggtggctggACAGGGGCAGGTGGGATACTTAGCTGCTCTTCCTGAAGGTCTTCTGCCTTCTGCAAGGACCGTTCTGCATCCCTAAAACGCTGCAGCTCTTGGGAAGCCAATGAGGAGATCTGTTCATAATGCAGTGAAAGAAGGTGGTTAATATCAAGCATGGCTAAACTGTAATAATTTGACAATATCCCACTTTCAGTACCCCAATTTCACTTTTCTTGGATGATGTAGAACTTATACAACTTTTGTTTGCTCATGGGGTTTGTCTTAGGTTGtctgtatgatgcctttatccccaatcgtctgctctgtttatgttgaataataagttctacacctttaagactCGTTCCAGGAGTGAAGGGTGGGGGGGATGAAGcgcggagtttgttttcaagaactgcactccctcctccacattcctgctcctggactgtgttgtctgcagatggacagacagtgagagagagctctcgtttgctttttctagttagttttagctagctgaggcaaagaagttccctggaatgtggggttttttccctttctttggacctgctctggactgaacaccagaagagctgcagcagcagcacctgtgcccagcgggccgggcctgggccgtggcatttccagcgccagagggactgatcagagactgagtgagcccagctgcaacccgGGGTTTTTTatgagtttgtctctctcttaGAGTGGtgagaagttttattgtttaatattgtttaagtttacttgtttaataaacaggttttttccactttcctccaaagaGGTATCTTTCCCAAACtggttggggggaggggccaattgagtctgctttcctaaaggaacccttttggggttctttccccaaatttgccctgaaccaggacaggGTTGAACATCTGTTACTACTCACTCACATCTCTCAGCTGGGCTGATTACCAGCATTGAGGACTTGGCATTGAGTCTGTCTCAGAAACTCAATCTTTATTTACTGTGAACTTCAGCATCCTGTAACTCTTCTTGGCATGCAAGGTAAGAGAAAAATTTGGACTTGGTATTAATTTGGAAACAACCACAAGGGTTTTGGAATCAGGAAGATATATTAAGGCTGCAATAGCCACCCAGGAATATGATTACTTTTTGCAGTCTGGGCTGCACAGAAATAATCTCAGATGACAGGGAAGCTCTTCCAGATCTGAGCTCTCAGACAGagcttcactgaaaaaaaagccattaaacCTAAAGTTTCCAGccatacttaaaaaaaaaaaataccagagaGAGCTACATGAAAGCACTGAGGACAAAATCAATGGATAATTCTTCCAACTGTGTTTCTGTGGAATTTCAGAAACTAAAATTTCTGCACAAATTACCAGCTTGGAAACTCATCCTACTTTAAATGCATGCAGGCAAAGAATTCAGTCTTTCAGACTAAGTCAGCTGTTCCATCAACTGTGTCAAGAGAtacatttttccattaataCCATTACTAGTAACAATCATGATGAATTGTTAGTAATTATAATGATTCAGCAATTAGTAGGAAATTCAGTACTATGGGCCAAATAGGTCTACAAGCAGATCCACTATAACTCATTTCTCAGACAAACCGAAGCACAGCTTGTGGTGAAAAATTAAAGGATTCATCTCCCCTAAAAGAATCCACAGAGAGCTCCTGTATTATATTCCTTTCCTATACacatactatatatatatatatatatatgaacatCATGTCATATTAGATAAAAGGTGAACATTTGAGACAATATGAAAGGGACATCACATCTGTATAAGCTCCCtgtacacacacaaacacactgaTTTAACTAGCACAGGTGATATGGTGTGAAAAAGCATATGGTTTCTAGGCAACTTCCTTTAAAATCATGGCACAAGCTTCTCTACCAGAGGAAAGTATTCTAAAAAGTCTCTGTGATGACTTCATTGTCAGAGCCTCTTTCACAAATTGCTATTTATTTCTAATGAATGCAGAATGCAATTAAGTACGTGTGAAGACTGCTGCTACTTAGCACATCCTGCACACAGGCTCAGAGGAAGCTGTGCCCTACCTGCAGCAAGGGCAGTAGGATATTTGAGGGGTGAAGTAATACCCTAACATAGGCAAGAGAATTTTTCTATCTTGTGCCAGCTATCTGGATATGTGCTAATGAACTGAGTCATTGCACGAGGGAAATGGAAATCTTCTTGCCAAGGACACATCTTTGGCCAGATTAGTCAACTGAGCGAAAACTAAGGCTAGAATAATGCAGGTTTTGGCTATCAGGAATAAGAGATGTTTAATGGTTAGATAAATCTTTCAGAGAGGAGGAATCATCCTGCTGTGGTGAATGTTGATGAAACATCAATATCAATCAATTGCATACAACTTGCACCATGTTAGCAGATAGGTACACAGCATGTATGATGAAGCCCTAGTGTGTTTTCAGGAAGCTGGGATTGGATATATATGGTAGGTAATGCAAATATATGAATCCAACTGCAAACTCCTAAACTGCAGCTTCTCTGCGCAGAGAAGCTGCGGATGTACCATCCCTGTTGGTGTTCGAGGGCTGGCTGGATGGGGCCTTGAGCACCCAGGTCTAATGGGAGaagtccctgcccaaggcagaggggttggaactagataatGCTTAAGACCTTTCCAACCAAAACAATTCTAAAAAGAGACCCCATCTAAATGTGAAAATGATTAATATTTTATGTCTTCTATGTACACTCCCTGTAATTTGTTTGGATTTCTACATGCTTCTTTCTAAGCTAAAAGCAGACTATTTGAAAGACTTTTTAAGTTTTATAGCAGAGAATAGGGTTGAACCTGCTGTGCTGTCTGCCTAAGTCAGATCTGGTCTTCTGTCATATGGTTACCCTGTCAACTTCTCTCTTTGCAGCACAATGTTTCATCTGTGGGATATCTGGGTTTATTCAAAACACTTAGAAGGAATAGACTGCACTTCAAAGATCACTTACCCTCATGATTCCTTACCTTTTTTAGCTTTGAGGTGCCACTGTGGCCTCTAATTGCTGCTAGTAGGGCTGAGCGCTCATTCTCTGGCTCAGCGTATGAAGATTTCCCATGATTGCCATTTAGTGCACTGTTTGAAACCTAGAATAAGAAGGGAATAAACCTCACATTTTTATTAGATATTTACTTAGAGATAGCTTGGAAACACTTTTTGGCACTTGTACCAGAATGCAAACTATGAATAAtcagtttgtctttttttgggCCTGTTTGGAAAACCTTATTCACACTGAACCGTAAGGGTATGTAGATAGTAATGCTGTACTTAGAGATGCAGTCCATAGCCCCTGAGCATGAAGTCAGTGGCATACTATTATCCCCTagtaaaacaaaatgtaattttctttcactgcaGGTATTTACAAGTTTTCTCCATGCTGTGTGTTCCTGTTTTACATAACACACTGAAATGAGGGTTTGGCTTTTAGACTAACCTCAATTACCTCTCTATGTGTATCTATCAccctctgcctcctccagctAGTGCAGCAGCCATGATGTTGCATAATATACAGGATGTGCAGAATAAGCAGCAGCTTGGTCTGTTGCCATTATAAATTTTTCAAATGCCTTGCACTTTGCCAGCTCACCAGCAACTGTACAAGTTACCAAACCTCTGGTGTCTGACAGGGTGAATATAGGGCTCTATATATTCAGGCTCTATAGGGCTCTGCAGTCTGATCATGTTAAAAAAGGTTTCCAGTTTACCTTTCTGagtttctcctttccccctccTGTTTGAATGGCTTCCATTAGGGCACTGTGCAATGATGTGTCTTTTGGAACTGGCTTTTGGATGACAGGTTTGAACTTCTTCTTTGGTCCAAAAATATTGGTCTGCACATTAACATCCAGGTCACCAACAGTATTAACATCCGAATCATCAGGTTTCTCCTCCTGTTCTGACTCTGCATTTGCTGCTGCACCATTTAGCTCAGGAGAAGCTTTAAGTGAACTAACTTGTACACCATTAGCAGGATGCCATTTAGTGACTCGTAAAGGTGAGCTGAAAGAGGATGGGACTCCTTGGAGATCAGGAGACTTGAGGGATGAGGCTGAATTAGTATGGGTCAAAGTCTCACACTTCTGGTCAAACACAGTCCTTTTCTCTGCTACACTTTGTTTGCTGTTTACACCATGATCATCTTCTGAACTGTTGTTATCCTTTGAAGAGGATTTAGTAAGTGGGACACTGGCATTCTTTTTATAGAAACTCACAGAAGTTGCTTGATTTGATGCCCTGATATTAACTACTTTGTTTTCCATGCCAGAATTATCACCAGGTGTAAACCTGTGGGATGCTTTCTGACTGCAAGCAAAAATACTTGAAAGgttttctcttgtttctgcTGATTCTGTTTCCACAGGGCTATATTTGGCCACAATAATACATCTTTTTGGTGAAACTTCTGCTTCATTCTTAACCTCTCCTGTCCCTTGCTTGTTTTCATCTTTCTCATTATATTCCATAGTGTCAGATTTAAAGGTAATTGCATTGATGTGCCTTGCAATGGCAGAGGCAACATACTGACTTGAAGTTCTCCTGTGTGGCTTTACAAATGGGAGTTCCAGCTTGTCCTTAGAAATGGCTGGGGCTGCTAATGTTACCTGGGACTGTGTAGCTGGTTTGGTCCTTTCGTTCTCAGATTGCCTTTCAGCTACCTGGGTAGTAACAGTTTGTGGTGCTGCAGGTTTTGGAGCTGAAAAACAGACAGGTTTTTGTTCATGTTTTATAGTAAAGGGCTTAGAGTTTGTGGTGACTGCTGACTTTTTAGGAAAATGCTCAGCAGAGTCATCACTTTGCTTTTCCATAGAACTTGACCTCCAGAATGCCTTCACTCTCCCAATATGAATTTCCTCACTTTCATCAGAAGAAAAACCTTGTACATGCTTACTAACACTGGTGTTTGGGCCTATAAAATTGCCCAGTTCATCTATCTTAATGGCAGCAGTGGAGACAGAAACTCCCCTATCAGAATGTCTTACTTCGGGTTTGGGAGGGACAACTTTAAACGTTGTTAAACCCATTTTAGGTTCGTAGCTTGATCCTGAATTCTGGGCACGATGACACCATATGGGTGTTGATGGAACGTctacttctgttttctttgctggTGGCCATTTGATTTCTAACtctgatttactttttttcagatatttctcCCTGCTACTGCATTCATTAACTGGTTTTAGTGTCTCTTTTGCTGTACTGATTTCAGCTGTGGCTTTGGAGTGAGATGGACTCAGCTTGGATTTGCATTCCTCAGACTTCACACCATGTTTAGGAGAGGGTTCCAGTCTTAagttcttttcatttcttttttcaaagaaGGATGTGAGAGATTCAAACATATCTCTCCTCTGTTCCACAGGCAAGTGAATGAATTCATTTTCAGATGGTTGCTGATATATTAGGTCCTTGAATACAGCTCTGTCTGTGTATCCCTTATCAAAGGAACCTGCattgttgttttcatttgtgaAGTTTCTTGCATTAACAGTGTCAGCTGACATATTGTGTGAAACCTTAATCCTCATCTCTTGATTTTCATATGAGTTAGAGGTGCTAACTTCTGGAGCATCATCTATGATTGTTACTGGAACAGAAATCAAAACATCTTGAGCTGCCTCAACTTTTCTTGTATGTGGGTTGAAGGCTTCACTGGTGTAGTCAGAGTCAGAGTTACTGACACCATCTACTGCTGCAAAATACACATACAATGTTACATATAGGCAGCATTTAGGCAATATGTCTATCAATTTCACAAACAGCCAGTACAAGTTTAAGCAAACCATGTATTTTAGTTACACACTAAGTAATAGCCTTTTTTTAATGCCtgtattacaaaaaaaaaggagacgTCCGGGTCCTTCTTATTGTCTGGTTGCTGATTAGGATCAGCAAAATATTCCTGCAGTTCTCCTGCTTCAGCCAATGGGAAACACACAAATGCAGTTGAAAGCAGAATTTCATCTATTGTTCATACCTTATCTTTGACTAATTTATCTAAGTGATAAACATTTCACCACATGACTCCAAAGGAGA belongs to Taeniopygia guttata chromosome 2, bTaeGut7.mat, whole genome shotgun sequence and includes:
- the COBL gene encoding protein cordon-bleu isoform X10: METLVRPGASKPPTGKRMKARAPPPPNQPSAASRIHSEPKSPAETAVISDQNLVSMKENMINRLVDFTVVLPSGVEQKCTVQGSKAVMDVLVDLCSQYHLNPSQHSLELKSSGTQQVLSYKPNTLIGALDVQTVLLKEKIAEEKAKRPLPRVPEKSVRLVVNYLKTQKAVVRVSPEVPLHNIIPAICEKCEVSQEHIVLLRDGITGEELELTKSLEELGIKELYAWDRKKVPPSKTQSEPSLNYREPNRKASVSSDAIEKEKTRLLGLFNADRSSNKTEEYLRMNRDCGEEDVFSSASTSEGSLDGFSTAPNSPSVNSRSSSLGSSQSLGNISGMTANPEVKKRRAPPPPVATPVLPNANAELRGQERTAAQISQGASLNDLRKKKRRAPLPPAASAPPTPAMPNRTEDREDKRRSTMESLLSTHDNVYVVDDTVLELSEVEETASESSCFASEDTTEDSGVVSSPSDIVSLDSQHDNMKLRDIKLVNGYTEPAEADAMCGTETGPVQNAYCPSVGPDTAPLSRQDETRALAKHENEDTFIAAQLQQTLADLDDDLEAVDGVSNSDSDYTSEAFNPHTRKVEAAQDVLISVPVTIIDDAPEVSTSNSYENQEMRIKVSHNMSADTVNARNFTNENNNAGSFDKGYTDRAVFKDLIYQQPSENEFIHLPVEQRRDMFESLTSFFEKRNEKNLRLEPSPKHGVKSEECKSKLSPSHSKATAEISTAKETLKPVNECSSREKYLKKSKSELEIKWPPAKKTEVDVPSTPIWCHRAQNSGSSYEPKMGLTTFKVVPPKPEVRHSDRGVSVSTAAIKIDELGNFIGPNTSVSKHVQGFSSDESEEIHIGRVKAFWRSSSMEKQSDDSAEHFPKKSAVTTNSKPFTIKHEQKPVCFSAPKPAAPQTVTTQVAERQSENERTKPATQSQVTLAAPAISKDKLELPFVKPHRRTSSQYVASAIARHINAITFKSDTMEYNEKDENKQGTGEVKNEAEVSPKRCIIVAKYSPVETESAETRENLSSIFACSQKASHRFTPGDNSGMENKVVNIRASNQATSVSFYKKNASVPLTKSSSKDNNSSEDDHGVNSKQSVAEKRTVFDQKCETLTHTNSASSLKSPDLQGVPSSFSSPLRVTKWHPANGVQVSSLKASPELNGAAANAESEQEEKPDDSDVNTVGDLDVNVQTNIFGPKKKFKPVIQKPVPKDTSLHSALMEAIQTGGGKEKLRKVSNSALNGNHGKSSYAEPENERSALLAAIRGHSGTSKLKKISSLASQELQRFRDAERSLQKAEDLQEEQLSIPPAPVQPPPPPPIQLSAAAPKSSATASGNPMEARQALLEAIRSGAGAAKLRKVPLLV
- the COBL gene encoding protein cordon-bleu isoform X1, which gives rise to METLVRPGASKPPTGKRMKARAPPPPNQPSAASRIHSEPKSPAETAVISDQNLVSMKENMINRLVDFTVVLPSGVEQKCTVQGSKAVMDVLVDLCSQYHLNPSQHSLELKSSGTQQVLSYKPNTLIGALDVQTVLLKEKIAEEKAKRPLPRVPEKSVRLVVNYLKTQKAVVRVSPEVPLHNIIPAICEKCEVSQEHIVLLRDGITGEELELTKSLEELGIKELYAWDRKKVPPSKTQSEPSLNYREPNRKASVSSDAIEKEKTRLLGLFNADRSSNKTEEYLRMNRDCGEEDVFSSASTSEGSLDGFSTAPNSPSVNSRSSSLGSSQSLGNISGMTANPEVKKRRAPPPPVATPVLPNANAELRGQERTAAQISQGASLNDLRKKKRRAPLPPAASAPPTPAMPNRTEDREDKRRSTMGDGRQVPQKPPRGTTRGPPQLVIPPPPPYPPPDSDIVDPTVCYREADVTAPTELVPKQSLLSTHDNVYVVDDTVLELSEVEETASESSCFASEDTTEDSGVVSSPSDIVSLDSQHDNMKLRDIKLVNGYTEPAEADAMCGTETGPVQNAYCPSVGPDTAPLSRQDETRALAKHENEDTFIAAQLQQTLADLDDDLEAVDGVSNSDSDYTSEAFNPHTRKVEAAQDVLISVPVTIIDDAPEVSTSNSYENQEMRIKVSHNMSADTVNARNFTNENNNAGSFDKGYTDRAVFKDLIYQQPSENEFIHLPVEQRRDMFESLTSFFEKRNEKNLRLEPSPKHGVKSEECKSKLSPSHSKATAEISTAKETLKPVNECSSREKYLKKSKSELEIKWPPAKKTEVDVPSTPIWCHRAQNSGSSYEPKMGLTTFKVVPPKPEVRHSDRGVSVSTAAIKIDELGNFIGPNTSVSKHVQGFSSDESEEIHIGRVKAFWRSSSMEKQSDDSAEHFPKKSAVTTNSKPFTIKHEQKPVCFSAPKPAAPQTVTTQVAERQSENERTKPATQSQVTLAAPAISKDKLELPFVKPHRRTSSQYVASAIARHINAITFKSDTMEYNEKDENKQGTGEVKNEAEVSPKRCIIVAKYSPVETESAETRENLSSIFACSQKASHRFTPGDNSGMENKVVNIRASNQATSVSFYKKNASVPLTKSSSKDNNSSEDDHGVNSKQSVAEKRTVFDQKCETLTHTNSASSLKSPDLQGVPSSFSSPLRVTKWHPANGVQVSSLKASPELNGAAANAESEQEEKPDDSDVNTVGDLDVNVQTNIFGPKKKFKPVIQKPVPKDTSLHSALMEAIQTGGGKEKLRKVSNSALNGNHGKSSYAEPENERSALLAAIRGHSGTSKLKKISSLASQELQRFRDAERSLQKAEDLQEEQLSIPPAPVQPPPPPPIQLSAAAPKSSATASGNPMEARQALLEAIRSGAGAAKLRKVPLLV
- the COBL gene encoding protein cordon-bleu isoform X4; amino-acid sequence: METLVRPGASKPPTGKRMKARAPPPPNQPSAASRIHSEPKSPAETAVISDQNLVSMKENMINRLVDFTVVLPSGVEQKCTVQGSKAVMDVLVDLCSQYHLNPSQHSLELKSSGTQQVLSYKPNTLIGALDVQTVLLKEKIAEEKAKRPLPRVPEKSVRLVVNYLKTQKAVVRVSPEVPLHNIIPAICEKCEVSQEHIVLLRDGITGEELELTKSLEELGIKELYAWDRKKVPPSKTQSEPSLNYREPNRKASVSSDAIEKEKTRLLGLFNADRSSNKTEEYLRMNRDCGEEDVFSSASTSEGSLDGFSTAPNSPSVNSRSSSLGSSQSLGNISGMTANPEVKKRRAPPPPVATPVLPNANAELRGQERTAAQISQGASLNDLRKKKRRAPLPPAASAPPTPAMPNRTEDREDKRRSTMGDGRQVPQKPPRGTTRGPPQLVIPPPPPYPPPDSDIVDPTVCYREADVTAPTELVPKQSLLSTHDNVYVVDDTVLELSEVEETASESSCFASEDTTEDSGVVSSPSDIVSLDSQHDNMKLRDIKLVNGYTEPAEADAMCGTETGPVQNAYCPSVGPDTAPLSRQDETRALAKHENEDTFIAAQLQQTLADLDDDLEVDGVSNSDSDYTSEAFNPHTRKVEAAQDVLISVPVTIIDDAPEVSTSNSYENQEMRIKVSHNMSADTVNARNFTNENNNAGSFDKGYTDRAVFKDLIYQQPSENEFIHLPVEQRRDMFESLTSFFEKRNEKNLRLEPSPKHGVKSEECKSKLSPSHSKATAEISTAKETLKPVNECSSREKYLKKSKSELEIKWPPAKKTEVDVPSTPIWCHRAQNSGSSYEPKMGLTTFKVVPPKPEVRHSDRGVSVSTAAIKIDELGNFIGPNTSVSKHVQGFSSDESEEIHIGRVKAFWRSSSMEKQSDDSAEHFPKKSAVTTNSKPFTIKHEQKPVCFSAPKPAAPQTVTTQVAERQSENERTKPATQSQVTLAAPAISKDKLELPFVKPHRRTSSQYVASAIARHINAITFKSDTMEYNEKDENKQGTGEVKNEAEVSPKRCIIVAKYSPVETESAETRENLSSIFACSQKASHRFTPGDNSGMENKVVNIRASNQATSVSFYKKNASVPLTKSSSKDNNSSEDDHGVNSKQSVAEKRTVFDQKCETLTHTNSASSLKSPDLQGVPSSFSSPLRVTKWHPANGVQVSSLKASPELNGAAANAESEQEEKPDDSDVNTVGDLDVNVQTNIFGPKKKFKPVIQKPVPKDTSLHSALMEAIQTGGGKEKLRKVSNSALNGNHGKSSYAEPENERSALLAAIRGHSGTSKLKKISSLASQELQRFRDAERSLQKAEDLQEEQLSIPPAPVQPPPPPPIQLSAAAPKSSATASGNPMEARQALLEAIRSGAGAAKLRKVPLLV
- the COBL gene encoding protein cordon-bleu isoform X8; translation: METLVRPGASKPPTGKRMKARAPPPPNQPSAASRIHSEPKSPAETAVISDQNLVSMKENMINRLVDFTVVLPSGVEQKCTVQGSKAVMDVLVDLCSQYHLNPSQHSLELKSSGTQQVLSYKPNTLIGALDVQTVLLKEKIAEEKAKRPLPRVPEKSVRLVVNYLKTQKAVVRVSPEVPLHNIIPAICEKCEVSQEHIVLLRDGITGEELELTKSLEELGIKELYAWDRKKVPPSKTQSEPSLNYREPNRKASVSSDAIEKEKTRLLGLFNADRSSNKGFSTAPNSPSVNSRSSSLGSSQSLGNISGMTANPEVKKRRAPPPPVATPVLPNANAELRGQERTAAQISQGASLNDLRKKKRRAPLPPAASAPPTPAMPNRTEDREDKRRSTMGDGRQVPQKPPRGTTRGPPQLVIPPPPPYPPPDSDIVDPTVCYREADVTAPTELVPKQSLLSTHDNVYVVDDTVLELSEVEETASESSCFASEDTTEDSGVVSSPSDIVSLDSQHDNMKLRDIKLVNGYTEPAEADAMCGTETGPVQNAYCPSVGPDTAPLSRQDETRALAKHENEDTFIAAQLQQTLADLDDDLEAVDGVSNSDSDYTSEAFNPHTRKVEAAQDVLISVPVTIIDDAPEVSTSNSYENQEMRIKVSHNMSADTVNARNFTNENNNAGSFDKGYTDRAVFKDLIYQQPSENEFIHLPVEQRRDMFESLTSFFEKRNEKNLRLEPSPKHGVKSEECKSKLSPSHSKATAEISTAKETLKPVNECSSREKYLKKSKSELEIKWPPAKKTEVDVPSTPIWCHRAQNSGSSYEPKMGLTTFKVVPPKPEVRHSDRGVSVSTAAIKIDELGNFIGPNTSVSKHVQGFSSDESEEIHIGRVKAFWRSSSMEKQSDDSAEHFPKKSAVTTNSKPFTIKHEQKPVCFSAPKPAAPQTVTTQVAERQSENERTKPATQSQVTLAAPAISKDKLELPFVKPHRRTSSQYVASAIARHINAITFKSDTMEYNEKDENKQGTGEVKNEAEVSPKRCIIVAKYSPVETESAETRENLSSIFACSQKASHRFTPGDNSGMENKVVNIRASNQATSVSFYKKNASVPLTKSSSKDNNSSEDDHGVNSKQSVAEKRTVFDQKCETLTHTNSASSLKSPDLQGVPSSFSSPLRVTKWHPANGVQVSSLKASPELNGAAANAESEQEEKPDDSDVNTVGDLDVNVQTNIFGPKKKFKPVIQKPVPKDTSLHSALMEAIQTGGGKEKLRKVSNSALNGNHGKSSYAEPENERSALLAAIRGHSGTSKLKKISSLASQELQRFRDAERSLQKAEDLQEEQLSIPPAPVQPPPPPPIQLSAAAPKSSATASGNPMEARQALLEAIRSGAGAAKLRKVPLLV
- the COBL gene encoding protein cordon-bleu isoform X2: MNDFYLAASWWSMRKRMKARAPPPPNQPSAASRIHSEPKSPAETAVISDQNLVSMKENMINRLVDFTVVLPSGVEQKCTVQGSKAVMDVLVDLCSQYHLNPSQHSLELKSSGTQQVLSYKPNTLIGALDVQTVLLKEKIAEEKAKRPLPRVPEKSVRLVVNYLKTQKAVVRVSPEVPLHNIIPAICEKCEVSQEHIVLLRDGITGEELELTKSLEELGIKELYAWDRKKVPPSKTQSEPSLNYREPNRKASVSSDAIEKEKTRLLGLFNADRSSNKTEEYLRMNRDCGEEDVFSSASTSEGSLDGFSTAPNSPSVNSRSSSLGSSQSLGNISGMTANPEVKKRRAPPPPVATPVLPNANAELRGQERTAAQISQGASLNDLRKKKRRAPLPPAASAPPTPAMPNRTEDREDKRRSTMGDGRQVPQKPPRGTTRGPPQLVIPPPPPYPPPDSDIVDPTVCYREADVTAPTELVPKQSLLSTHDNVYVVDDTVLELSEVEETASESSCFASEDTTEDSGVVSSPSDIVSLDSQHDNMKLRDIKLVNGYTEPAEADAMCGTETGPVQNAYCPSVGPDTAPLSRQDETRALAKHENEDTFIAAQLQQTLADLDDDLEAVDGVSNSDSDYTSEAFNPHTRKVEAAQDVLISVPVTIIDDAPEVSTSNSYENQEMRIKVSHNMSADTVNARNFTNENNNAGSFDKGYTDRAVFKDLIYQQPSENEFIHLPVEQRRDMFESLTSFFEKRNEKNLRLEPSPKHGVKSEECKSKLSPSHSKATAEISTAKETLKPVNECSSREKYLKKSKSELEIKWPPAKKTEVDVPSTPIWCHRAQNSGSSYEPKMGLTTFKVVPPKPEVRHSDRGVSVSTAAIKIDELGNFIGPNTSVSKHVQGFSSDESEEIHIGRVKAFWRSSSMEKQSDDSAEHFPKKSAVTTNSKPFTIKHEQKPVCFSAPKPAAPQTVTTQVAERQSENERTKPATQSQVTLAAPAISKDKLELPFVKPHRRTSSQYVASAIARHINAITFKSDTMEYNEKDENKQGTGEVKNEAEVSPKRCIIVAKYSPVETESAETRENLSSIFACSQKASHRFTPGDNSGMENKVVNIRASNQATSVSFYKKNASVPLTKSSSKDNNSSEDDHGVNSKQSVAEKRTVFDQKCETLTHTNSASSLKSPDLQGVPSSFSSPLRVTKWHPANGVQVSSLKASPELNGAAANAESEQEEKPDDSDVNTVGDLDVNVQTNIFGPKKKFKPVIQKPVPKDTSLHSALMEAIQTGGGKEKLRKVSNSALNGNHGKSSYAEPENERSALLAAIRGHSGTSKLKKISSLASQELQRFRDAERSLQKAEDLQEEQLSIPPAPVQPPPPPPIQLSAAAPKSSATASGNPMEARQALLEAIRSGAGAAKLRKVPLLV